AAAGAAATAAAAAAATTATTTCCTAGAAGCAGAGTTTTAAGAATGGATGTAGATACTACGAAAACAAAAGGAGCCCATGAAAAAATTTTCAATGAGTTCAAAAATGGACATGCAGATATTTTAATAGGTACTCAAATGATATCGAAAGGCTTTGATATTCCTAATGTAACATTGGTTGGAGTAGTCTTAGCTGATGTAACGCTAAATATAACAGATTTTAGATCGGGTGAAAAAACTTTTCAGCTTTTAACTCAGGTAGCAGGAAGAGCTGGGCGAGGAAGTAAACCTGGAAGAGTAATTATTCAAACATATGAAGAAGATAATTACAGTATTGTATCAGCAAAAAATCAAGATTATGAATCATTTTATAACGAGGAAATTCGGTATAGAGAAATTTACATGTATCCACCTTTTACACATTTGCTAAATATTGTAATTTCAGGTCCTATAAAAAATGATGTGGTAAATTGTGCAGCGTCAGTGTATAATTTAGTTTATAAAACTATTAACAAAAGTGAAAAAAAGAGCTATAATAAAGTGTTAGGTCCGTCGTCTGCTCCTATAGAAAGAATAAAGAATAACTATAGGTGGCAGATTATTATAAAATCCAGCGATAGAGGTATTTTGCAGAATGTTTGCGATGTTTTAAATACTCTTAAGTTGCATAGAGGCATTAAAATATCGTTTGATTTGGACCCGCTAAATTTAATTTAAGGAGGATTTTTATGGCATTGAGGTATATTAGAAAAATAGGAGATCCTGTATTATATAAGAAGGCAAAATATGTTGAAAAGATTGATGATCATATATTAATGATTTTAGATGATATGGCAGAAACTATGTATAGTGCAGATGGTGTTGGACTTGCTGCGAACCAAATCGGAATTTTAAGAAAGCTGGTTGTCATAGATATAGGCGATGGCCTCATTGAATTGATAAATCCAGAAATAATTCTAGAAGAAGGGGAGCAGATAGGACAAGAAGGTTGCTTAAGTGTACCAAATGTAACTGCGGAAGTTAAAAGACCTAAGAAAATCAAGGTTAAGTATCAAGACAGAAATGGAGATATAAAGGAAATAGAAGGAGAAGACTTTTTAGCTAGAGCATTATCACATGAAATAGATCATCTGAACGGAGTATTATTTATTGACAAAGCGATAAGGATTATAAATGAAGATGAAGAAGAAAAACTGGAGGCTGAGTGATTTGAACATTGTGTTTATGGGAACACCTGAATTTGCTGTTCCATCTCTTGAAAAGCTGATTGAGTTCGGCCATAATGTAATGCTGGTTATAACTCAACCTGACAAGCCAAGAGGTAGAGGCAAAAAAATATCTTATTCTCCTGTAAAAGAGTGTGCTATAAAAAACAATATAGACGTATTCCAGCCGCCAAAACTTAAAAATAATAAAGAAGTATTTGATAAGTTAAGGAAGCTGAATCCGGATTTGATTGTTGTGGCTGCGTATGGTAAAATTCTGCCTGAAGAGATATTGCAAATACCAAGGTATGGTTGTATTAATGTACATGCATCTTTGCTCCCAAAGTATAGAGGTGCAGCACCAATAAATTGGGCGGTTATAAATGGCGAAAAGGAAACAGGAATAACAATCATGTATATGGAAAAAGGATTGGATACCGGCGATATTTTATTGCAAAAGTCTATCCCTATATTGGAAGAAGATAATTCTGAAACTGTTCATGACAAATTAGCTGTTCTTGGTGGAAATGCTTTGATTGAAGCGATTAATAAAATGGTAGATGGTGCATTAAAGCCTGTAAAGCAAGATGATAGCAAGGCAACATATGCTCCAATATTGGAAAAATCTATAGGACTTATTGATTGGCAAAAGAGCGCAGTTGAGATAAAAAATCTTGTAAGAGGACTGAGACCCTGGCCTGTAGCATATACGTATTATAAAGGCAATATGTTAAAAATATGGGCAGCAGAAGTATATTCATATGAAGGTAAAGAAAAGCCGGGCACTATAATTACTACAGGCAGTGCTTTAATAGTTAAATGTGGCAAAGATGCATTAAAAATATTAGAAATTCAATCAGAAGGTAAAAGAAGAATGACTGTGGAAGAATTTTTGAGGGGCCATACAATTGAAAAAGGTGAACAATTAGAGGGGATATAATTTTGACAGGTAAAAAACGTATATTTTTAGGTCTTTTAAGTGTATTAATAATTTTATTGATTGCCGGAATTTTATTTCTATTGTTCATATTAAAAAGTAAAAGCTCTGTAATGTACAATTTATTAATGGGCTCTTTAATTTTGTTTTTTTCAATAGTGACTATTTTTTTGATTTTTTGTATTATTGGTTTTATATATTTAGTTTATAGCAAAAGTAATAACCGTACATTAAATAAGATATTGTTAACTTTAATAGATGCTTCGTATCCAGTATTACAGATATTAGGTGGATTTTTAGGCATTGATAGAGAAAAATTTCAGCAGTCTTTTACAAATATAAATAATTTTTTGGTTAATTCTAGACATGAGAAATATTTGCCTGAGGAACTTTTAATATTGACGCCACATTGTTTACAATTTAATGAATGTAAATTTAAAGTGACAAACGATATTGATAATTGCCGAAGGTGTGGAAAATGCCAAGTCAGTGATCTAATAAAATTAAAAGATAAGTATGGCGTTAAAGTTGCAGTCGCAACAGGAGGTACATTGGCAAGAAAAGTCGTGAAAGATATAAAGCCCAAAGCTATTATTGCCATTGCTTGTGAAAGAGATTTGACAAGTGGAATATTGGATGTAAAAAAAATACCCGTTTATGGTATAATAAATACAAGACCTAATGGTCCATGTTTTAATACAAAGGTAAATATAAATGAGATTGAAAAAGCGATCATAAATTTCACGAATGGAGGATAGTATTATGTTTTGGTATTATGATCCCACATATATTTTGCTTATACCTGCAATTTTGCTTGCGATGTATGCACAATTTAAAGTTCAAAGTACGTTTAGTAAATACTCAAATGTCAGAAATAGATATGGCTATAGAGCATATGAAGTTGCTAGAAGATTGCTTAATGAAGCAGGGCTTTATGATGTAAGTATTGAAATGATACCAGGAAGTTTAACTGATCATTATGATCCAAGAAGCAGGGTATTGAGGTTGTCTCAGACAGTATATGGAAGTGATTCTATAGCAGCTATAGGTGTTGCAGCACATGAAACAGGACATGCAATACAGCATGCTAGTGGATATATTCCACTCAAATTAAGAAACGCCATTGTTCCAGTCGCTAATATTGGCACCAGTGTTTCTTGGCCGCTTTTGATAGTGGGATTTATATTTGGTTCTACACAG
The nucleotide sequence above comes from Thermoanaerobacterium sp. CMT5567-10. Encoded proteins:
- the def gene encoding peptide deformylase; this encodes MALRYIRKIGDPVLYKKAKYVEKIDDHILMILDDMAETMYSADGVGLAANQIGILRKLVVIDIGDGLIELINPEIILEEGEQIGQEGCLSVPNVTAEVKRPKKIKVKYQDRNGDIKEIEGEDFLARALSHEIDHLNGVLFIDKAIRIINEDEEEKLEAE
- a CDS encoding zinc metallopeptidase codes for the protein MFWYYDPTYILLIPAILLAMYAQFKVQSTFSKYSNVRNRYGYRAYEVARRLLNEAGLYDVSIEMIPGSLTDHYDPRSRVLRLSQTVYGSDSIAAIGVAAHETGHAIQHASGYIPLKLRNAIVPVANIGTSVSWPLLIVGFIFGSTQLIDIGIILFSAVVLFQIITLPVELNASNRAIKLLESGGLFMRDELYPARQVLNAAALTYVAAAFASIMNLVRLLILRDRRD
- a CDS encoding DUF116 domain-containing protein, which codes for MTGKKRIFLGLLSVLIILLIAGILFLLFILKSKSSVMYNLLMGSLILFFSIVTIFLIFCIIGFIYLVYSKSNNRTLNKILLTLIDASYPVLQILGGFLGIDREKFQQSFTNINNFLVNSRHEKYLPEELLILTPHCLQFNECKFKVTNDIDNCRRCGKCQVSDLIKLKDKYGVKVAVATGGTLARKVVKDIKPKAIIAIACERDLTSGILDVKKIPVYGIINTRPNGPCFNTKVNINEIEKAIINFTNGG
- the fmt gene encoding methionyl-tRNA formyltransferase; the protein is MNIVFMGTPEFAVPSLEKLIEFGHNVMLVITQPDKPRGRGKKISYSPVKECAIKNNIDVFQPPKLKNNKEVFDKLRKLNPDLIVVAAYGKILPEEILQIPRYGCINVHASLLPKYRGAAPINWAVINGEKETGITIMYMEKGLDTGDILLQKSIPILEEDNSETVHDKLAVLGGNALIEAINKMVDGALKPVKQDDSKATYAPILEKSIGLIDWQKSAVEIKNLVRGLRPWPVAYTYYKGNMLKIWAAEVYSYEGKEKPGTIITTGSALIVKCGKDALKILEIQSEGKRRMTVEEFLRGHTIEKGEQLEGI
- the priA gene encoding primosomal protein N', with amino-acid sequence KEIKKLFPRSRVLRMDVDTTKTKGAHEKIFNEFKNGHADILIGTQMISKGFDIPNVTLVGVVLADVTLNITDFRSGEKTFQLLTQVAGRAGRGSKPGRVIIQTYEEDNYSIVSAKNQDYESFYNEEIRYREIYMYPPFTHLLNIVISGPIKNDVVNCAASVYNLVYKTINKSEKKSYNKVLGPSSAPIERIKNNYRWQIIIKSSDRGILQNVCDVLNTLKLHRGIKISFDLDPLNLI